The window CGTTAACGGAATATCTCTGCGCCCTCTTTAATAATTTATACTGCTTCTCCAGGTTGTCCGCGGCACATAACTCAGTAATAATCTCTGCACCTTCTTTATAAGGAACGACTACTCCTCGTGTTGGTGCGCCTATCACCTCAAAAGATTTTGCCGCAGCCATAAACGATTGCCGCAGTAATATTTGAGGATAAGATTGATTTATTCTTTGAAATTCCTGAATGGTCTTGGTATTTGTTGATAAAAGCTCAAACAGATCGTCCGATCTACCGACTACTGAATTACTGCCGACCGGATAATTCATTATGTTTGCTCGCTTAAAGAAATAATACTGATAATAACGTTCCATCACTTTTGGGCTTAAAAGATCACCTCCAAACTGTTCTGGATCGGTTTTATACTCATCAAGTATACGCTCAGCTATATCTCTACCCTCTTTGATATCTATCAATCTGTCAAGATTCTCTTCCTGAGGATTAATGACAAAAACTCTCCCTAGTTGTGGCCTTGCTCCATTTCGATTACAACGGCCGGCGGCCTGTGTAATCGAGTCGAGCCCTGCAAGATAGCGTATTACTGAACCAAAATCTATATCAACACCAGCTTCAATTAGTTGAGTGCTGATGCAGATAACCGGTTCCTTCTTTTCTAAATACTTTCTTATATCGTTTAATACTTCTATTCGATGCGCTGGACACATATTTGTACTCAGATGAAAGGCCTGAGTTGTCAAATGACTCTTCACTTGTTGGAAAAGCTCCCTTGCTGATTTTTTAGTGTTTACTACAACCAAGACACTGCCTGTTTCATTTATCTCTTTATCAATAAGATTAATAAGATCAGAGTATGTCCAGCCACCAATCTTGCGTTGGTCGTAAACCTCCACTCGTTTCAATTCTTTAAATAATTTCTGGACATCCGAGACCATTTGCTGCTCTGTAGTAATATGTAGAGCCCTTTCTTTAGGTTTCACTTCATTCAACAAAGGCTGGGTGGCAGTACTTAGTACTACCGTTGAACCACAGTTTTGTACTAAAAATCGTATTGCTACATTAAAAAGATGGACACACTTAATAGGTAGGGTTTGTATTTCATCAAAAATGATAATAGAGTTCGCTAGCTGATGCATTCTTCGAGCGTTTCTTGTACCAAAGCCAAATAAAGCTTCCAAAAACTGAACCATGGTTGTAAATATCACCGGCGCATCCCAGTTTTCAGATAAAAGCCTTTGCTGAGTGTTTTCTTCATCTGGGGTCAAGTTAGAATGATGTTCCAGAACAACATCAATTGCGAATTTCCCTTCATCTGTTTTATCTTCTAAAACC is drawn from Bacillota bacterium and contains these coding sequences:
- the cas3 gene encoding CRISPR-associated helicase Cas3'; this encodes MIIENKSSKENLETKVEFIAHYREKDKKNQSLWVHLQETSLLAGEFASKIGLKKHGELLGLLHDLGKATQEFDQYIRSAVDLIDPDEDDYIDVTGKKGKIDHSTAGAQIINLHFSGKGNDGLIASQILSIAIASHHSGLIDALTPNGEDNFSRRINKSDKKTRAKEALSNLNDKVRHKMEELLSDRLIISQLRQKLLSLQEENDSKETLTFKIGLLTRFLFSCLIDADRLDTANFEFPEAGELRNKVSYVSWSVLIEKLNSYLSKFDNQSDENIKRRKVNALRQDISNQCFKFSSKPKGLYQLTVPTGGGKTLASLRFALNHANKHKMDRIFYIIPFTSIIDQNAETAREVLEDKTDEGKFAIDVVLEHHSNLTPDEENTQQRLLSENWDAPVIFTTMVQFLEALFGFGTRNARRMHQLANSIIIFDEIQTLPIKCVHLFNVAIRFLVQNCGSTVVLSTATQPLLNEVKPKERALHITTEQQMVSDVQKLFKELKRVEVYDQRKIGGWTYSDLINLIDKEINETGSVLVVVNTKKSARELFQQVKSHLTTQAFHLSTNMCPAHRIEVLNDIRKYLEKKEPVICISTQLIEAGVDIDFGSVIRYLAGLDSITQAAGRCNRNGARPQLGRVFVINPQEENLDRLIDIKEGRDIAERILDEYKTDPEQFGGDLLSPKVMERYYQYYFFKRANIMNYPVGSNSVVGRSDDLFELLSTNTKTIQEFQRINQSYPQILLRQSFMAAAKSFEVIGAPTRGVVVPYKEGAEIITELCAADNLEKQYKLLKRAQRYSVNVFPDLFDRLFKQKIIREAQKGTGVFYLDTRYYNDEYGMSESVVNEMEVLQG